One genomic segment of Streptomyces sp. RerS4 includes these proteins:
- a CDS encoding LysR family transcriptional regulator, which translates to MELRTLRYFVAVAEERHVGRAAARLHMSQPPLSRAIKRLETDLGVVLLHRSAVGVTLTPAGEALLDEARGLLDRVERARVRVAVAAGAATLTVGILGDTSDSGATRLAAAYRRRHPDVEVRVRETDLTDPTCGLRAGLVDVALTRAPFDETGLTVRELRADPVGVVLRADDRLARRDHVRPADLADRPWFRFPAGTDPIWQSYWHGGRAREGPVVRAVQECLQAVLWNGTVGMAPLGHRPPEGLAVVPVIGMAPSRVVVAWKAGDANPLVRSFARIATTAYRDCSC; encoded by the coding sequence ATGGAGCTGCGAACCCTCCGCTACTTCGTGGCCGTCGCCGAGGAACGCCACGTCGGCCGGGCCGCCGCCCGTCTGCACATGAGCCAGCCACCCCTGAGCCGGGCGATCAAGCGGCTGGAGACCGACCTCGGCGTCGTCCTGCTGCACCGCTCCGCCGTCGGCGTCACCCTCACCCCGGCCGGTGAGGCGCTGCTGGACGAGGCGCGCGGCCTGCTGGACCGCGTCGAACGGGCCCGCGTCCGTGTGGCGGTGGCGGCCGGGGCCGCGACCCTCACCGTGGGTATCCTCGGCGACACCTCCGACTCGGGCGCCACGCGACTGGCCGCCGCGTACCGCCGGCGGCACCCGGACGTCGAGGTCCGCGTCCGCGAGACCGACCTGACGGATCCGACCTGCGGGTTGCGCGCCGGACTGGTCGACGTCGCCCTGACGCGCGCCCCGTTCGACGAGACCGGGCTCACGGTGCGCGAACTGCGCGCAGACCCGGTGGGCGTCGTGCTGCGCGCCGACGACCGCCTGGCCCGCCGCGACCACGTGAGGCCGGCCGACCTGGCCGATCGACCCTGGTTCCGGTTCCCGGCCGGCACGGACCCGATCTGGCAGTCGTACTGGCACGGCGGCCGAGCGCGCGAGGGACCCGTGGTCCGCGCCGTCCAGGAATGCCTGCAGGCCGTGCTCTGGAACGGCACCGTCGGGATGGCCCCGCTCGGGCATCGGCCCCCCGAGGGCCTTGCGGTGGTACCGGTGATCGGCATGGCGCCGAGCCGCGTCGTGGTGGCGTGGAAGGCGGGGGACGCGAACCCGCTCGTCCGGTCGTTCGCCCGGATCGCGACGACCGCCTACCGCGACTGCTCGTGCTGA
- a CDS encoding MBL fold metallo-hydrolase yields MTDEQVPEGTADLTPDRIPDPAVRISGARDIAHDLLVIPNQGVALVPNIGVMGGTRAVLVVETGMGTANAEQVLGVATELARGRRVYVTTTHFHPEHAFGAHVFAGEATYLVNRAQADDLRAKGPGYLEMFRGFGGSIARRLDGVRVPTPDVVYDGGYDLDLGGRTVRLRPTGRGHTKGDQVVEVPDAGVLFTGDLAETGQFAIFPWFPPHDTDVSGVRWLDVIDRLAAGRPRVVVPGHGEIGGPRVLTDVRDYLRELRDETWRRRDAAMGEAEIVAEVRALLVERHPEWGGREWIEPGVGCLCAEHPA; encoded by the coding sequence ATGACCGACGAACAGGTTCCCGAGGGGACAGCAGACCTGACTCCCGACCGGATCCCCGACCCCGCCGTGCGGATTTCCGGCGCCCGCGACATCGCCCACGACCTGCTGGTGATCCCGAACCAAGGGGTCGCACTGGTACCCAACATCGGCGTCATGGGCGGCACTCGGGCCGTTCTCGTCGTGGAAACCGGCATGGGCACCGCCAACGCCGAGCAGGTCCTCGGCGTCGCGACCGAGTTGGCGAGGGGCCGCCGGGTGTACGTGACCACGACGCACTTCCACCCCGAGCACGCCTTCGGCGCCCACGTGTTCGCCGGCGAAGCCACCTACCTGGTCAACCGCGCGCAGGCGGACGACCTGAGGGCGAAGGGGCCGGGCTACCTGGAGATGTTCCGCGGCTTCGGCGGCTCGATCGCCCGCCGCCTCGACGGCGTACGGGTGCCCACCCCGGACGTGGTCTACGACGGCGGGTACGACCTGGACCTCGGCGGCCGGACCGTACGGCTGCGGCCCACCGGCCGTGGCCACACGAAAGGCGACCAGGTGGTCGAGGTACCGGACGCCGGCGTGCTGTTCACGGGTGATCTGGCCGAGACCGGGCAGTTCGCCATCTTCCCGTGGTTCCCGCCGCACGACACGGACGTGTCCGGCGTGCGATGGCTGGACGTGATCGACCGACTGGCCGCCGGCCGCCCCCGGGTGGTGGTCCCCGGCCACGGCGAGATCGGCGGCCCGCGGGTCCTGACCGACGTACGCGACTACCTGCGCGAGTTGCGCGACGAGACCTGGCGGCGGCGCGACGCGGCGATGGGCGAGGCCGAGATCGTCGCCGAGGTACGGGCACTGCTGGTCGAGCGGCATCCGGAGTGGGGCGGTCGGGAGTGGATCGAGCCCGGGGTCGGGTGCCTGTGCGCCGAGCACCCCGCATGA
- a CDS encoding DUF3533 domain-containing protein → MPHPTPPSVLRRPKLWIVTGLIAAVVSILFALLYVGGNVNPKGNLRDLPVALVNGDSGADVGGRRVNLGEQVVEGVRKAAEGDKSIDWQVVSREEADKRLGKGKVFGALVIPKEFTATVNALTAAPPAGQPAAQGKAAAPTLTVLTNQAAGSIGSSMSSQAAQKAAHAASAQIGQDLLKRAGAQQTPLPAAAQLKLADPVTVTVADGHPVGSRSAMGLSAFYYALVLVVCGLLGANLVNSQVDTALGYLHADYGPVRKREPVQHTSRVRTLAIGIGLMLGLSLVMGTLVEVATVGILDMDADHLGLLWLYSVATIAVVGIGGLALFAAFGTPGMLVATIVFIAMAVPSSGATVPLQALPEFFRALAEFEPLRQITEGMRSLLYYGAQADAGLARAWVSLGVALPAALLFGFTVARIYDRRGMHRIPHPDGEPKPKPEAETESVASDEAAETAAPATG, encoded by the coding sequence ATGCCTCATCCCACGCCCCCCTCCGTGCTCCGCCGACCCAAGCTGTGGATCGTGACGGGACTCATCGCCGCCGTGGTGTCGATCCTGTTCGCCCTGCTCTACGTCGGCGGAAACGTCAATCCGAAGGGCAACCTGCGCGATCTGCCCGTGGCTCTGGTCAACGGCGACAGCGGCGCCGACGTGGGCGGTCGCCGCGTCAACCTGGGCGAGCAGGTCGTCGAGGGCGTCCGCAAGGCCGCCGAGGGCGACAAGAGCATCGATTGGCAGGTCGTCAGTCGTGAGGAGGCCGACAAGCGGCTGGGCAAGGGCAAGGTCTTCGGCGCGCTGGTCATCCCCAAGGAATTCACCGCCACGGTGAACGCGCTCACCGCCGCGCCGCCCGCCGGGCAGCCCGCGGCGCAGGGCAAGGCCGCCGCGCCGACCCTGACCGTGCTGACCAACCAGGCCGCCGGCAGCATCGGCTCCTCCATGTCCTCCCAGGCCGCGCAGAAGGCCGCCCACGCGGCCTCCGCTCAGATCGGCCAGGACCTCCTGAAGCGGGCCGGCGCGCAGCAGACCCCGCTCCCGGCGGCCGCGCAGCTGAAACTGGCCGACCCGGTGACCGTGACCGTCGCCGACGGCCACCCCGTCGGCTCCCGCAGTGCCATGGGCCTGAGCGCCTTCTACTACGCGCTGGTCCTGGTCGTCTGCGGTCTGCTCGGCGCCAACCTCGTCAACTCCCAGGTCGACACCGCGCTCGGCTACCTGCACGCCGACTACGGCCCCGTCCGCAAGCGCGAGCCCGTCCAGCACACCAGCCGCGTCCGCACCCTGGCCATCGGCATCGGCCTCATGCTCGGCCTGTCCCTGGTCATGGGCACCCTGGTCGAGGTCGCCACCGTCGGCATCCTCGACATGGACGCCGACCACCTCGGCCTCCTGTGGCTCTACTCGGTCGCCACCATCGCCGTCGTCGGCATCGGCGGCCTGGCCCTCTTCGCCGCCTTCGGCACGCCCGGCATGCTGGTGGCCACCATCGTCTTCATCGCGATGGCCGTCCCCTCCTCCGGCGCCACCGTGCCCCTCCAGGCACTGCCCGAGTTCTTCCGGGCCCTCGCGGAGTTCGAGCCGCTGCGCCAGATCACCGAGGGCATGCGCTCCCTGCTCTACTACGGAGCCCAGGCCGACGCGGGCCTGGCCCGCGCCTGGGTGTCGCTGGGCGTCGCGCTGCCGGCCGCCCTGCTCTTCGGCTTCACGGTCGCCCGGATCTACGACCGCCGGGGCATGCACCGCATCCCGCACCCCGACGGCGAGCCGAAGCCGAAGCCGGAGGCGGAGACCGAGTCGGTCGCATCCGACGAGGCGGCCGAGACCGCCGCACCCGCCACGGGCTGA
- a CDS encoding MerR family transcriptional regulator, translating to MKISELSRRTGVPVASIKYFRRQGLLPAGRATAATLAEYGEEHADRLRLIKALTTLGGLSIAATRDVLGAVDQADTVEGALGALSYSLPVPIAAQPAAGPEEEAEADAAAGAEVAELLTTLDWQAPGSSPHVQGLTAALKELRRLDAGYAPGELAAYARHAESVARLDLERAAGLDDPVALAERAVIVFAICAPVFELLRRLAQEDQVRRRIASAAIEPAGPS from the coding sequence ATGAAGATCTCGGAACTCAGCCGGCGGACCGGCGTGCCGGTCGCCAGCATCAAGTACTTCCGGCGGCAAGGCCTGTTGCCCGCGGGGCGGGCGACCGCCGCGACCCTGGCCGAGTACGGGGAGGAGCACGCGGACCGGCTGCGGCTGATCAAGGCGCTGACCACGCTCGGCGGCCTCTCGATCGCCGCCACCCGCGACGTGCTCGGGGCCGTCGACCAGGCCGACACCGTCGAGGGCGCCCTCGGAGCGCTCAGCTACTCCCTCCCGGTACCGATCGCGGCCCAGCCCGCCGCGGGCCCCGAGGAGGAGGCCGAGGCCGACGCGGCCGCCGGCGCCGAGGTGGCGGAGCTGCTCACGACCCTGGACTGGCAGGCGCCGGGCAGCTCACCGCACGTCCAGGGGCTGACGGCCGCGCTCAAGGAGCTGCGGCGCCTCGACGCGGGGTACGCCCCGGGCGAGCTCGCCGCCTACGCGCGGCACGCCGAGTCGGTGGCCCGGCTGGACCTGGAACGCGCGGCCGGACTCGACGATCCGGTGGCCCTGGCCGAGCGGGCGGTCATCGTGTTCGCGATCTGCGCCCCGGTCTTCGAGCTGCTACGCCGCCTCGCCCAGGAAGACCAGGTCCGACGCCGCATCGCCTCCGCGGCCATCGAACCCGCCGGCCCGTCCTAG
- a CDS encoding STAS domain-containing protein — protein METAFRITVRHYGPTVYLAPVGELDVDGGTAFDQVLDAVDDGVTVVVCDMQRVPFLDVCGLRSLVTLAEYLEDRGVALFFFNWQDEPLRLVDLIDELDRPYGGSSSTRPAATAALRRGLGAQTRAGRARGARTARGGGVPAGAVADLRRRQSRFRSPG, from the coding sequence ATGGAAACCGCCTTCCGTATCACGGTGAGGCACTACGGTCCGACCGTGTACCTGGCACCCGTCGGTGAACTCGATGTCGATGGCGGGACCGCCTTCGATCAGGTCCTCGACGCGGTCGACGACGGTGTCACCGTGGTGGTGTGCGACATGCAGCGCGTTCCGTTCCTGGACGTCTGCGGCCTGCGCTCCCTGGTCACCTTGGCCGAGTACCTGGAAGACCGGGGCGTGGCGCTGTTCTTCTTCAACTGGCAGGACGAGCCGCTGCGGCTGGTGGATCTCATCGATGAGCTGGACCGCCCGTACGGCGGCTCGTCGTCCACGCGGCCGGCCGCGACGGCCGCGCTGCGGCGTGGTCTCGGTGCGCAGACGCGGGCGGGCCGAGCTCGCGGTGCCCGCACGGCCCGGGGTGGCGGCGTGCCGGCCGGTGCGGTGGCCGACCTCCGGCGCAGGCAGAGCCGGTTCCGTTCGCCCGGCTGA
- a CDS encoding ANTAR domain-containing protein: MAEAQYTLGDGPCRSALAPAAPILAADLTGGQDALRWPVFAEQAVVLGVRALFSLPLGSAGIAIGTLDLYRDTPGPLSERDQAFAFPAADAITLALLALYAQGEQGDAHPGGWLDGAETDHEEVHQATGMIMVHLGVGPEDALARLRAHACVTDRP; the protein is encoded by the coding sequence GTGGCCGAGGCCCAGTACACGCTGGGCGACGGCCCGTGCCGCAGCGCGCTGGCGCCGGCGGCCCCGATACTCGCGGCGGACCTGACGGGCGGGCAGGACGCGCTCCGGTGGCCGGTCTTCGCCGAGCAGGCCGTCGTACTCGGGGTCCGGGCCCTGTTCTCCCTGCCCCTGGGCAGCGCGGGAATCGCCATCGGAACCCTGGACCTGTATCGCGACACCCCTGGACCCCTGTCGGAGCGGGACCAGGCCTTCGCCTTCCCCGCCGCCGACGCGATCACCCTCGCCCTGCTCGCCCTGTACGCGCAGGGGGAGCAGGGCGACGCGCACCCCGGCGGCTGGCTGGACGGCGCCGAGACCGATCACGAGGAGGTCCACCAGGCCACTGGAATGATCATGGTGCATCTCGGGGTCGGCCCCGAGGACGCCTTGGCCCGCTTGAGGGCCCACGCCTGCGTCACGGACAGACCGTGA
- a CDS encoding putative quinol monooxygenase yields MIFIVVKFPVKPEYVDQWPEKVAPFTRATRAEPGNLWFEWSRSLEEPDTYVLVEAFQDDAAEAHVTSEHFRAALETMRPLVTRTPEIVSTTIEGATGWSRMGELQVD; encoded by the coding sequence ATGATCTTCATTGTGGTGAAATTCCCCGTCAAGCCGGAATACGTCGACCAGTGGCCCGAGAAGGTCGCCCCGTTCACCCGCGCCACCCGCGCCGAACCCGGGAACCTGTGGTTCGAGTGGTCCCGCAGCCTGGAGGAGCCGGACACCTACGTCCTGGTCGAGGCCTTCCAGGACGACGCGGCGGAGGCGCACGTCACCTCCGAGCACTTCCGCGCCGCGCTGGAGACCATGCGGCCGCTGGTCACCCGTACGCCCGAGATCGTCAGCACCACCATCGAGGGCGCGACCGGCTGGAGCCGCATGGGCGAGCTCCAGGTCGACTGA
- a CDS encoding class II glutamine amidotransferase: protein MCRWLAFHGSPVLLDTLLYRPEHSLINQSLRARMGLEATNGDGFGVGWYSAEGDGTPAVFRDVGPAWNNQNLRELAAHVRSPLFLAHVRASTGSAVQQTNCHPFRHGRWLWMHNGAIADFPRLQRDLCMAVDPALFPCMEGSTDSEVMFYLAVTFGLDQDVPGAVGRMVGFVEQLGKVHGVPEPLQMTVAVSDGKSLWAFRYSSQGKSRTLFYSSKAETVRHLYPELDYLRHVSDSTRIVVSEPLGDLPGIWNELPEASYAVIPAVSDADYLPFIPSLP, encoded by the coding sequence ATGTGCCGCTGGCTGGCCTTCCACGGCTCCCCCGTGCTGCTCGACACGCTGCTCTACCGCCCGGAACACTCCTTGATCAACCAGAGCCTCCGCGCCCGGATGGGCCTGGAGGCCACCAACGGTGACGGGTTCGGTGTCGGCTGGTACAGCGCGGAAGGCGACGGCACTCCGGCGGTGTTCCGGGACGTCGGCCCCGCGTGGAACAACCAGAACCTGCGGGAGCTGGCGGCGCACGTGCGCTCCCCGCTGTTCCTCGCGCACGTCCGCGCCTCCACGGGCTCGGCGGTCCAGCAGACCAACTGCCACCCGTTCCGTCACGGCCGCTGGCTGTGGATGCACAACGGAGCCATCGCGGACTTCCCCCGGTTGCAGCGGGACCTGTGCATGGCGGTCGACCCGGCGCTCTTCCCCTGCATGGAGGGGTCCACGGACTCGGAGGTGATGTTCTACCTCGCGGTGACCTTCGGCCTCGATCAGGACGTGCCGGGCGCGGTGGGCCGCATGGTCGGCTTCGTGGAGCAGCTCGGCAAGGTCCACGGCGTGCCCGAACCGCTCCAGATGACCGTCGCCGTCAGCGACGGGAAGAGCCTGTGGGCCTTCCGGTACTCCAGCCAGGGAAAGTCCCGCACCCTCTTCTACAGCAGCAAGGCGGAAACGGTTCGTCACCTCTATCCGGAGCTCGACTACCTGCGCCACGTCTCCGACTCCACCCGCATCGTCGTCTCGGAACCCCTCGGAGACCTGCCGGGCATCTGGAACGAGCTGCCGGAGGCGAGTTACGCCGTCATCCCGGCCGTCTCCGACGCCGACTACCTGCCGTTCATCCCGAGCCTGCCGTGA
- a CDS encoding MFS transporter, with product MPASAAVPAPPVPEEERKKRRLALIGGSLGNLVEWYDWFVYASFAIYFADSFFPGDNPTTQLMNTAGIFAVGFLMRPVGGWVLGRAADRHGRKSALTLTVTMMSVAALLIAIAPTYGQAGYFGALVLLLARLLQGMSIGGEYAASATYLTEASARDRRGLGSSFQYVSMTCGQLLGLGILITMQHTLTTDQLESWGWRIPFLLGALFAVVVFWIRRRLQETDAFKEETSGDADDDSARGTLKVLWQHRRQAGLVMALTLGGTVAYYTYTTYLTKYLVGSAGMAKTTATLVSFTALAVFAVLQPFAGMLSDRIGRRPLLITFAVGCTVGTYPIMTALGSASSYWSALGLSLLALVIVTGYTSINAAVKAELFPTRVRALGVALPYAIANALFGGTAEYVALWFKSSGHEKVFFWYVSGCALISLVTYVLMPDTRNAALSRAELEADARAGGDTEPGEGRERQVEAAR from the coding sequence ATGCCCGCGTCCGCCGCCGTGCCCGCCCCACCGGTCCCCGAGGAGGAGCGCAAGAAGCGCCGGCTCGCCCTGATCGGCGGGTCGCTCGGCAACCTCGTCGAGTGGTACGACTGGTTCGTCTACGCCAGCTTCGCGATCTACTTCGCCGACTCCTTCTTCCCCGGCGACAACCCGACCACGCAGCTGATGAACACGGCGGGCATCTTCGCCGTCGGCTTCCTCATGCGCCCCGTCGGCGGGTGGGTGCTCGGACGCGCCGCCGACCGGCACGGGCGCAAGAGCGCGCTCACGCTCACCGTCACCATGATGTCCGTGGCGGCCCTGCTGATCGCCATCGCCCCGACCTACGGGCAGGCCGGCTACTTCGGCGCCCTGGTGCTGCTGTTGGCACGTCTGCTCCAGGGGATGAGCATCGGCGGCGAGTACGCCGCCAGCGCCACCTACCTCACCGAGGCGTCGGCCCGCGATCGGCGCGGGCTGGGCTCGTCGTTCCAGTACGTGTCGATGACCTGCGGGCAGCTCCTGGGCCTGGGCATCCTGATCACGATGCAACACACGCTCACCACCGACCAGTTGGAGAGCTGGGGTTGGCGGATCCCCTTCCTCCTCGGCGCGTTGTTCGCGGTGGTGGTCTTCTGGATCCGACGCCGACTCCAGGAGACCGACGCCTTCAAGGAGGAGACGTCGGGGGACGCCGACGACGACAGCGCGCGCGGCACGCTCAAGGTGCTGTGGCAGCACCGGCGTCAGGCGGGGCTCGTCATGGCGCTCACCCTCGGCGGAACCGTGGCGTACTACACGTACACCACCTACCTCACCAAGTACCTGGTCGGCAGCGCGGGCATGGCGAAGACCACCGCCACCCTGGTCAGCTTCACCGCGCTGGCCGTCTTCGCCGTGCTCCAGCCCTTCGCCGGAATGCTGTCCGACCGGATCGGCCGGCGGCCCCTGCTGATCACGTTCGCGGTGGGCTGCACCGTAGGGACGTATCCGATCATGACCGCGCTCGGGTCGGCGTCCTCGTACTGGTCGGCGCTGGGGCTCTCGCTGCTCGCCCTGGTCATCGTCACCGGCTACACCTCCATCAACGCGGCGGTCAAGGCCGAGCTGTTCCCGACCCGGGTGCGGGCGCTCGGCGTGGCGCTGCCCTACGCGATCGCCAACGCCCTGTTCGGGGGCACGGCGGAGTACGTCGCGCTGTGGTTCAAGAGCAGTGGCCACGAGAAGGTGTTCTTCTGGTACGTGTCCGGATGTGCGCTGATCTCGCTGGTGACCTACGTGCTCATGCCCGACACCCGCAACGCCGCGCTCAGCCGCGCCGAGCTGGAGGCCGACGCGCGGGCCGGCGGGGACACGGAACCCGGGGAGGGCCGGGAGCGGCAGGTGGAGGCGGCCCGCTGA
- a CDS encoding response regulator transcription factor, whose translation MHALLVEDDDRMAQALGTALAQRGHTVRRVGRALDALLHLREAEFVLLDLGLPDLDGLQLLRRLRTVCDAPLIVVTARCEERDIVQGLRAGADDYVVKPFRMAELMARVDTVRRRTARRSGGPGGDGGPDAGAGDGRRRTVRSGDVEVDPAGRTVTVAGCEVRLTRREFDVLAFLAARPDEAHSREEILDRIWGDAFLGSSRSLDVHVAGIRAKTGRPGLVRTVRGFGYRLGRPAAPGDGTDGADGAHGADGTDGVGPGEAGRTR comes from the coding sequence GTGCACGCGCTGCTCGTCGAGGACGACGACCGAATGGCCCAGGCCCTCGGCACCGCCCTCGCCCAGCGGGGACACACCGTACGCCGGGTCGGCCGGGCCCTGGACGCCCTGCTGCACCTGCGGGAAGCCGAGTTCGTCCTGCTGGACCTCGGCCTGCCCGACCTGGACGGACTGCAATTGCTGCGGCGGCTGCGCACCGTCTGTGACGCGCCGCTGATCGTGGTGACCGCGCGGTGCGAGGAGCGCGACATCGTGCAGGGGCTGCGGGCGGGCGCCGACGACTACGTCGTCAAACCGTTCCGGATGGCCGAGTTGATGGCCCGCGTCGACACCGTACGCCGTCGCACCGCCCGGCGCTCCGGCGGTCCGGGCGGCGACGGTGGTCCGGACGCCGGCGCCGGGGACGGCCGGCGGCGGACCGTACGCAGCGGGGACGTCGAGGTGGACCCGGCGGGTCGTACGGTGACCGTGGCCGGCTGCGAAGTACGACTCACGCGGCGCGAGTTCGACGTCCTGGCCTTCCTGGCCGCCCGCCCGGACGAGGCGCACTCCCGGGAGGAGATCCTCGACCGGATCTGGGGGGACGCCTTCCTCGGCAGCTCCCGCTCCCTGGACGTCCACGTGGCGGGCATCCGCGCCAAGACCGGCCGCCCCGGGCTCGTGCGTACGGTGCGTGGCTTCGGCTATCGGCTGGGCCGCCCGGCGGCGCCGGGCGACGGCACGGACGGCGCGGACGGTGCGCACGGCGCGGACGGCACGGACGGCGTGGGGCCCGGCGAGGCGGGCCGCACGCGGTGA
- a CDS encoding HAMP domain-containing sensor histidine kinase — MRRRLLTVLLVLMGTATLLLCVPLGDAYARGRTEHLLLQRRSEAVRFADLAERMRTEADRAELSREIDRYAQLYGASVAVVDTAGDTLVRAGAADSAGEAGMAEAQGRALTGRSTDRLPTIRPWGPRSVVVAEPVGRDERVSGAVLMTLPTSAARRDVTLRWGLLSVAAFAAFAAAALVAVGIARWLLRPVLDLDRAVERLAAGSFGARADADSGPPELRRLRRHFNAMAQAVAESDGRRRDFVADASHQLRNPLATLVLRMENVERYVAPGPGRAEHAGALDEAERLEELLDGLLVLARVESAPAELREQDVTRAVRERVAAWGPVFQDAGLELTADELPERLVVRALPDAVGRVLDALLDNAVKFVPPGGGVEVRVSRGVRGEALVRVSDDGPGVAPDQLPLLLRRFARAPEHQNVRGSGLGLAIAEEIARVGGGGLEARANEPHGLVVELRLPVVRGFQPYTER; from the coding sequence GTGAGGCGCAGGCTCCTCACCGTGCTGCTGGTCCTCATGGGTACCGCGACCCTGCTCTTGTGCGTGCCGCTGGGCGACGCCTACGCGCGCGGACGGACGGAGCACCTGCTGCTGCAACGGCGCTCGGAGGCCGTGCGGTTCGCGGATCTGGCCGAGCGGATGCGCACCGAGGCGGACCGTGCGGAGCTGTCCCGCGAGATCGATCGGTACGCGCAGTTGTACGGGGCCTCGGTGGCCGTGGTCGACACGGCGGGCGACACGCTCGTGCGGGCCGGCGCCGCCGACTCGGCAGGCGAGGCCGGCATGGCCGAGGCCCAGGGCCGTGCGCTCACCGGACGCTCCACCGACCGGCTGCCGACGATCCGTCCCTGGGGGCCGCGCAGTGTCGTCGTGGCCGAACCGGTGGGCCGGGACGAGCGGGTGAGCGGTGCGGTGCTGATGACCCTGCCCACGAGCGCGGCCCGGCGGGACGTGACGCTGCGCTGGGGGTTGCTCTCCGTCGCCGCGTTCGCCGCGTTCGCGGCGGCCGCGCTGGTCGCGGTGGGGATCGCGCGCTGGCTGCTGCGTCCCGTGCTCGATCTCGACCGGGCGGTGGAGAGGCTGGCGGCGGGCAGCTTCGGGGCGCGTGCGGACGCCGATTCGGGGCCGCCCGAACTGCGGCGGCTGCGCAGGCACTTCAACGCCATGGCGCAGGCCGTGGCCGAATCCGACGGGCGCCGGCGCGACTTCGTCGCCGATGCCTCCCACCAGCTCCGCAACCCGCTGGCCACGCTGGTGTTGCGGATGGAGAACGTCGAACGGTACGTCGCCCCCGGGCCCGGCAGGGCCGAGCACGCCGGCGCCCTGGACGAGGCGGAGCGCCTGGAGGAGCTGCTCGACGGGCTGCTCGTCCTCGCGCGGGTGGAATCGGCCCCGGCGGAACTGCGTGAGCAGGACGTCACGCGGGCGGTTCGGGAGCGGGTGGCGGCCTGGGGCCCGGTGTTCCAGGACGCGGGGCTGGAGTTGACGGCCGACGAGCTCCCGGAGCGGCTGGTCGTGCGCGCGCTCCCGGATGCCGTGGGGCGCGTCCTGGACGCCCTCCTCGACAACGCGGTGAAGTTCGTGCCGCCCGGCGGCGGCGTCGAGGTGCGCGTGTCGCGCGGTGTCCGCGGTGAGGCGCTCGTACGCGTCTCGGACGACGGGCCCGGCGTGGCGCCGGACCAACTTCCCCTGCTGTTACGGCGCTTCGCGCGCGCCCCCGAGCACCAGAACGTGCGCGGCAGCGGCCTCGGGCTGGCCATCGCCGAGGAGATCGCCCGGGTCGGCGGGGGCGGGCTGGAGGCGCGCGCGAACGAGCCGCACGGGCTGGTCGTGGAACTGCGCCTGCCGGTCGTGCGGGGGTTTCAGCCGTACACCGAGCGGTAG
- a CDS encoding TAXI family TRAP transporter solute-binding subunit, which translates to MSSAGMGRRRVLGAGVAALAATLGGCTGGSAPERRLRLATGPEGGPYNAFGKALARAVAASGRGPRLVPVTTAASVDNLRRLHEGTVELALSMADVAEDATLGRESFTGPVTTMTALARVYVNYTHLLVPADGPVHDVGDLAGRAVAVGAPGSGVQVVAGRVLRAAAPAGSGVEAPGERALGLAESVGALRDGAVDALFWSGGVPTPALAELARERPLRFLPLDARVDPLRERYGPVYTAVTLPAGVYGLSAPVATIGVGNYLLARADVPPDIIRDLLRVVFDQWRDLLREVTAGARLEPRFAISTGRVPLHPGAAAHYRSVYG; encoded by the coding sequence ATGAGCAGCGCGGGGATGGGCCGACGAAGGGTGTTGGGCGCCGGGGTCGCGGCGCTCGCCGCGACCTTGGGCGGGTGTACGGGCGGCTCCGCTCCGGAGCGGCGGCTGCGGCTGGCCACCGGCCCGGAGGGCGGGCCGTACAACGCGTTCGGCAAGGCCCTGGCACGGGCCGTCGCCGCGAGCGGCCGGGGCCCGCGGCTGGTGCCCGTGACCACCGCGGCGAGCGTGGACAACCTGCGCCGGCTGCACGAGGGCACCGTCGAACTCGCCCTGTCCATGGCGGACGTGGCGGAGGACGCGACCCTGGGACGCGAGTCGTTCACCGGGCCGGTCACCACCATGACGGCCCTGGCCCGCGTCTACGTCAACTACACGCACCTCCTCGTCCCCGCCGACGGCCCCGTGCACGACGTCGGCGACCTCGCGGGCCGTGCCGTGGCCGTCGGCGCGCCCGGCTCGGGCGTCCAGGTGGTGGCGGGCCGGGTCCTACGGGCCGCCGCGCCGGCCGGGAGCGGCGTCGAGGCGCCGGGGGAGCGGGCCCTGGGGCTGGCCGAGTCGGTGGGCGCCCTGCGCGACGGCGCCGTGGACGCGCTCTTCTGGTCCGGTGGCGTCCCCACACCGGCCCTCGCCGAGCTGGCCCGCGAACGCCCGCTGCGATTCCTGCCGTTGGACGCCCGCGTCGACCCGCTCCGGGAGCGATACGGGCCCGTCTACACGGCGGTCACCCTGCCCGCCGGGGTGTACGGGCTGTCCGCGCCCGTCGCCACCATCGGCGTCGGCAACTACCTCCTGGCCCGCGCCGACGTACCGCCGGACATCATCCGCGACCTGCTGCGTGTGGTGTTCGACCAGTGGCGGGACCTGTTGCGCGAGGTCACGGCGGGCGCCCGGCTGGAGCCCCGGTTCGCCATCTCGACCGGGCGGGTTCCCCTGCACCCGGGCGCCGCCGCCCACTACCGCTCGGTGTACGGCTGA